A single region of the Tigriopus californicus strain San Diego chromosome 8, Tcal_SD_v2.1, whole genome shotgun sequence genome encodes:
- the LOC131885728 gene encoding inactive dipeptidyl peptidase 10-like isoform X2, translating into MSGADPQVADVAGPTVVHKVKSKFGYTEMHATAPGFGENELVAAEADQKNWKGITIAILMILLILAGVGVAVLILTPPPEDDSSKGRPFEIEDIIDPQFVPRTFNGSWISDSEIVFRDAQDHLSILSTVDFKPREIVINTVFRRFNVAKYSLSPSQKYLLLTHDFHKRYRFSSFAQYTVYEIESGLTWPVSTKNDDSSIRSNQNGLFQLQYARWMPSREDSSNGNDALVFVENYTVFYIPDVSQTSKRIFPVSSIEDVIPEVVIHGIPDWIYEEDILKADNALWPSPNGQKLVYVTFNDSKVEEVRWNIYGNDASARGNNPYPHVGKMRYPKAGTTNPSIKVWMVNFESLENLEQRELYPPKATFAYEDYYLTAVSWMANSNGLALVWMNRAQNVTIVSQCQFPSWKCVEVYREDVQTQAWSTLHDPPIFSSNGGSFVLKAPIRDGDSGHFQQVVLIQLKPKRLTHPLTIGHNEVKKILSWDEEREVIYFLAVPKAHPSQRHLFAVSSNWEESPFSPECLTCNLSRKALGRDCRVHDAVMSPSNTHFILNCLGPDVPGVYLIPIESDLDNQTLSFGSNITLLDNNSQLIDLMSTMAYPKIEMLDIPNGKEDGGVLKAKMYLPLELDPELLIQYPLVLHVYSGPGSQLVTDDWKIDFNVFVATKLKYVVLEVDGSGSSGRGEALLSKVKHALGQNEVHDQIHALRHVINNYTFIDGNRVGVTGVSYGGYMAGMLLSHPEADFINCGVSVSPVVDWRLYESSYSERYMGFPSPTGNFKGYEEGSLLNRIKAIQGKHFFLAHGMADRNVHFQHSMILAKKLVESNIPFEQQVYPDEGHFLEGAKLHLYSSVSQFLQEKCFYVPPTTDEEDKVELIV; encoded by the exons ATGTCAGGAGCTGATCCCCAAGTTGCTGATGTGGCCGGACCAACCGTGGTCCACAAGGTCAAATCGAAGTTCGGATACACGGAAATGCACGCCACCGCTCCTGGGTTTGGGGAGAAT GAGTTGGTGGCGGCCGAGGCCGATCAGAAGAACTGGAAAGGCATTACGattgccattttgatgatCCTATTAATCTTGGCTGGTGTCGGAGTGGCCGTTTTGATTCTCACTCCTCCGCCTGAGGACGACTCCTCCAAAGGGCgaccatttgaaattgaagatatCATCGACCCTCAGTTTGTGCCAAGGACGTTCAATGGGTCCTGGATATCGG ATTCAGAGATTGTCTTTCGCGATGCTCAAGATCACCTTTCCATTCTTTCCACTGTCGACTTCAAACCACGGGAAATTGTGATCAATACCGTTTTT AGACGATTCAACGTTGCAAAGTATTCGTTATCCCCTAGCCAAAAGTACCTTCTGCTTACACATGATTTTCATAAG CGATATcgattttcttcatttgcccAATACACCGTGTacgagattgaatccgg ACTGACCTGGCCTGTGTCTACGAAGAATGATGATTCGTCAATTCGTTCCAACCAGAATGGCTTATTCCAGCTGCAATATGCCAGATGGATGCCGTCCCGAGAAGACTCGTCCAATGGAAACGACGCTCTCGTTTTTGTGGAGAACTACACCGTGTTCTACATTCCCGACGTGTCACAGACATCCAAAAGGATTTTTCCGGTCAGTTCCATTGAAGACGTAATCCCTGAGGTGGTGATTCATGGTATTCCTGATTGGATTTATGAAG agGACATCCTGAAGGCAGACAACGCTTTGTGGCCCTCTCCCAATGGACAGAAGCTGGTTTATGTGACATTTAATGACTCCAAAGTCGAAGAGGTCCGTTGGAACATCTATGGAAACGATGCGAGTGCTCGCGGAAACAACCCTTATCCTCACGTTGGCAAGATGAGATATCCCAAG GCTGGAACAACAAATCCCAGTATCAAAGTTTGGATGGTGAATTTCGAGTCCCTGGAGaacttggaacaacgtgaACTATACCCACCCAAAGCGACTTTTGCATACGA GGACTATTACCTCACAGCTGTAAGTTGGATGGCTAATTCGAATGGTTTGGCATTGGTTTGGATGAACCGGGCGCAGAATGTCACCATTGTATCCCAGTGTCAGTTCCCATCTTGGAAATGTGTCGAG GTTTACCGCGAAGATGTTCAAACTCAAGCTTGGTCCACCTTGCATGATCCACCCATTTTCTCGTCCAATGGAGGTTCATTCGTTCTCAAGGCACCAATTCGTGATGGAGATTCGGGTCATTTCCAACAAGTGGTTCTGATTCAATTGAAGCCCAAACGGTTGACTCATCCATTGACTATTGGTCATAACGAGGTGAAGAAGATCTTGTCGTGGGACGAAGAACGAGAAGTCAT TTACTTCTTGGCTGTTCCAAAAGCTCACCCGTCTCAGCGCCATCTGTTTGCTGTAAGCAGCAATTGGGAGGAGAGTCCCTTTTCGCCTGAATGCCTTACGTGTAATCTATCAAGAAAGGCCTTGGGGAGAGATTGCAGAGTCCATGATGCAGTAATGAGTCCCAG CAACACTCATTTTATCCTGAATTGCTTGGGTCCAGATGTTCCCGGGGTTTACTTGATTCCAATcgagtcagatttggacaaccAAACTTTGAGCTTTGGCTCGAATATCACTCTTTTAGACAACAACTCTCAGTTGATTGACCTTATGAGCACCATGGCGTAtcccaaaattgaaatgctcgaTATTCCCAATGGAAAAGAGGACGGTGGGGTGCTGAAAGCTAAAATGTACCTTCCCTTGGAACTTGATCCGGAGCTGTTGATTCAATATCCACTGGTTCTTCATGT GTACTCTGGTCCAGGTTCTCAATTAGTGACTGACGATTGGAAGATTGATTTCAACGTGTTTGTGGCCACGAAATTGAAGTACGTCGTCCTTGAGGTCGATGGGAGTGGATCTTCCGGGCGAGGAGAGGCTCTTCTCTCTAAAGTCAAGCATGCCTTGGGTCAGAATGAGGTGCACGATCAGATCCATGCACTAAGACATGTCATCAATAATTACACGTTCATCGATGGGAACCGTGTGGGCGTGACGGGCGTCAGCTACGGGGGCTATATGGCGGGTATGTTGCTTAGTCATCCCGAGGCAGATTTCATCAATTGCGGCGTGTCCGTCTCTCCCGTGGTGGATTGGAGGCTCTATG AATCTTCATACTCGGAACGATACATGGGCTTTCCCTCTCCAACTGGCAATTTTAAAGGATATGAAGAAGGTAGTCTATTAAACCGCATCAAAGCTATCCAAGGTAAACATTTCTTCTTGGCCCATGGAATGGCTGATCGCAACGTCCACTTTCAACACAGTATGATTCTGGCCAAGAAACTAGTTGAGTCGAACATTCCCTTCGAGCAGCAA GTATACCCGGATGAAGGTCATTTTCTGGAAGGCGCCAAACTGCATTTGTACTCGAGTGTATCGCAATTTTTACAAGAGAAGTGCTTCTACGTTCCACCCACGACTGATGAAGAAGACAAGGTTGAGCTCATTGTATGA
- the LOC131885728 gene encoding inactive dipeptidyl peptidase 10-like isoform X3 yields MYATDENFDDQELVAAEADQKNWKGITIAILMILLILAGVGVAVLILTPPPEDDSSKGRPFEIEDIIDPQFVPRTFNGSWISDSEIVFRDAQDHLSILSTVDFKPREIVINTVFRRFNVAKYSLSPSQKYLLLTHDFHKRYRFSSFAQYTVYEIESGLTWPVSTKNDDSSIRSNQNGLFQLQYARWMPSREDSSNGNDALVFVENYTVFYIPDVSQTSKRIFPVSSIEDVIPEVVIHGIPDWIYEEDILKADNALWPSPNGQKLVYVTFNDSKVEEVRWNIYGNDASARGNNPYPHVGKMRYPKAGTTNPSIKVWMVNFESLENLEQRELYPPKATFAYEDYYLTAVSWMANSNGLALVWMNRAQNVTIVSQCQFPSWKCVEVYREDVQTQAWSTLHDPPIFSSNGGSFVLKAPIRDGDSGHFQQVVLIQLKPKRLTHPLTIGHNEVKKILSWDEEREVIYFLAVPKAHPSQRHLFAVSSNWEESPFSPECLTCNLSRKALGRDCRVHDAVMSPSNTHFILNCLGPDVPGVYLIPIESDLDNQTLSFGSNITLLDNNSQLIDLMSTMAYPKIEMLDIPNGKEDGGVLKAKMYLPLELDPELLIQYPLVLHVYSGPGSQLVTDDWKIDFNVFVATKLKYVVLEVDGSGSSGRGEALLSKVKHALGQNEVHDQIHALRHVINNYTFIDGNRVGVTGVSYGGYMAGMLLSHPEADFINCGVSVSPVVDWRLYESSYSERYMGFPSPTGNFKGYEEGSLLNRIKAIQGKHFFLAHGMADRNVHFQHSMILAKKLVESNIPFEQQVYPDEGHFLEGAKLHLYSSVSQFLQEKCFYVPPTTDEEDKVELIV; encoded by the exons GAGTTGGTGGCGGCCGAGGCCGATCAGAAGAACTGGAAAGGCATTACGattgccattttgatgatCCTATTAATCTTGGCTGGTGTCGGAGTGGCCGTTTTGATTCTCACTCCTCCGCCTGAGGACGACTCCTCCAAAGGGCgaccatttgaaattgaagatatCATCGACCCTCAGTTTGTGCCAAGGACGTTCAATGGGTCCTGGATATCGG ATTCAGAGATTGTCTTTCGCGATGCTCAAGATCACCTTTCCATTCTTTCCACTGTCGACTTCAAACCACGGGAAATTGTGATCAATACCGTTTTT AGACGATTCAACGTTGCAAAGTATTCGTTATCCCCTAGCCAAAAGTACCTTCTGCTTACACATGATTTTCATAAG CGATATcgattttcttcatttgcccAATACACCGTGTacgagattgaatccgg ACTGACCTGGCCTGTGTCTACGAAGAATGATGATTCGTCAATTCGTTCCAACCAGAATGGCTTATTCCAGCTGCAATATGCCAGATGGATGCCGTCCCGAGAAGACTCGTCCAATGGAAACGACGCTCTCGTTTTTGTGGAGAACTACACCGTGTTCTACATTCCCGACGTGTCACAGACATCCAAAAGGATTTTTCCGGTCAGTTCCATTGAAGACGTAATCCCTGAGGTGGTGATTCATGGTATTCCTGATTGGATTTATGAAG agGACATCCTGAAGGCAGACAACGCTTTGTGGCCCTCTCCCAATGGACAGAAGCTGGTTTATGTGACATTTAATGACTCCAAAGTCGAAGAGGTCCGTTGGAACATCTATGGAAACGATGCGAGTGCTCGCGGAAACAACCCTTATCCTCACGTTGGCAAGATGAGATATCCCAAG GCTGGAACAACAAATCCCAGTATCAAAGTTTGGATGGTGAATTTCGAGTCCCTGGAGaacttggaacaacgtgaACTATACCCACCCAAAGCGACTTTTGCATACGA GGACTATTACCTCACAGCTGTAAGTTGGATGGCTAATTCGAATGGTTTGGCATTGGTTTGGATGAACCGGGCGCAGAATGTCACCATTGTATCCCAGTGTCAGTTCCCATCTTGGAAATGTGTCGAG GTTTACCGCGAAGATGTTCAAACTCAAGCTTGGTCCACCTTGCATGATCCACCCATTTTCTCGTCCAATGGAGGTTCATTCGTTCTCAAGGCACCAATTCGTGATGGAGATTCGGGTCATTTCCAACAAGTGGTTCTGATTCAATTGAAGCCCAAACGGTTGACTCATCCATTGACTATTGGTCATAACGAGGTGAAGAAGATCTTGTCGTGGGACGAAGAACGAGAAGTCAT TTACTTCTTGGCTGTTCCAAAAGCTCACCCGTCTCAGCGCCATCTGTTTGCTGTAAGCAGCAATTGGGAGGAGAGTCCCTTTTCGCCTGAATGCCTTACGTGTAATCTATCAAGAAAGGCCTTGGGGAGAGATTGCAGAGTCCATGATGCAGTAATGAGTCCCAG CAACACTCATTTTATCCTGAATTGCTTGGGTCCAGATGTTCCCGGGGTTTACTTGATTCCAATcgagtcagatttggacaaccAAACTTTGAGCTTTGGCTCGAATATCACTCTTTTAGACAACAACTCTCAGTTGATTGACCTTATGAGCACCATGGCGTAtcccaaaattgaaatgctcgaTATTCCCAATGGAAAAGAGGACGGTGGGGTGCTGAAAGCTAAAATGTACCTTCCCTTGGAACTTGATCCGGAGCTGTTGATTCAATATCCACTGGTTCTTCATGT GTACTCTGGTCCAGGTTCTCAATTAGTGACTGACGATTGGAAGATTGATTTCAACGTGTTTGTGGCCACGAAATTGAAGTACGTCGTCCTTGAGGTCGATGGGAGTGGATCTTCCGGGCGAGGAGAGGCTCTTCTCTCTAAAGTCAAGCATGCCTTGGGTCAGAATGAGGTGCACGATCAGATCCATGCACTAAGACATGTCATCAATAATTACACGTTCATCGATGGGAACCGTGTGGGCGTGACGGGCGTCAGCTACGGGGGCTATATGGCGGGTATGTTGCTTAGTCATCCCGAGGCAGATTTCATCAATTGCGGCGTGTCCGTCTCTCCCGTGGTGGATTGGAGGCTCTATG AATCTTCATACTCGGAACGATACATGGGCTTTCCCTCTCCAACTGGCAATTTTAAAGGATATGAAGAAGGTAGTCTATTAAACCGCATCAAAGCTATCCAAGGTAAACATTTCTTCTTGGCCCATGGAATGGCTGATCGCAACGTCCACTTTCAACACAGTATGATTCTGGCCAAGAAACTAGTTGAGTCGAACATTCCCTTCGAGCAGCAA GTATACCCGGATGAAGGTCATTTTCTGGAAGGCGCCAAACTGCATTTGTACTCGAGTGTATCGCAATTTTTACAAGAGAAGTGCTTCTACGTTCCACCCACGACTGATGAAGAAGACAAGGTTGAGCTCATTGTATGA
- the LOC131885743 gene encoding uncharacterized protein LOC131885743 — protein sequence MRVSISLIWTCLLLSNTFGAPLDDESWPFYDLELIRPWHKRGSSPLANSKGDLEVEDFLLLPPIQGPDAIAAQGLDPDSEQNAIQAFFKTKRVKSLGFKCSSGKVWNRQLRGCVPSKPNGQDDNHLAFIASRFAF from the exons ATGAGAGTATCAATCTCTCTGATTTGGACTTGCCTCCTACTCAGCAATACTTTTGG AGCTCCACTGGACGACGAAAGCTGGCCTTTTTATGACTTGGAACTTATACGACCATGGCACAAACGCGGCAGTTCCCCCCTGGCCAATTCCAAGGGTGATCTGGAAGTCGAAGAtttcctccttcttccacCCATTCAAGGTCCAGATGCCATTGCAGCCCAAGGCCTGGATCCAGACTCGGAGCAAAACGCCATCCAAGCCTTTTTCAAGACCAAACGTGTCAAATCTCTAGGATTCAAATGCTCCTCAGGGAAAGTGTGGAACCGGCAGCTTCGTGGATGCGTGCCCTCTAAACCAAATGGCCAAGATGACAACCATTTGGCCTTTATTGCCTCACGATTCGCATTTTAA
- the LOC131885739 gene encoding uncharacterized protein LOC131885739 has product MEPLQQEHKEWEGCDSKNMEDTAIQHGSGAENGFEMVSDQEVEAANEDLERHTSNQSDTVAMIDQINEREQEGIDKVIQEVENDPNEPLTEKEKAIIELVELKAEFHEWADTRKVTIDKLREIADYVDLVCKRTGVTKVLSSGSGALAGGITILGGALTIASAGAALPILLAGTGLGLASGVTGGAAAVTEKIIKSRQLKDAGAAIEADKEATEQLENRIVSLQKNKFATQVARDVAKTGAKGAYSSYQIMSLVGVGGSLGKVSAEAAAKLFGEDVGKEISKLIIHTSGRVISGTVTVVLGGASMVYDIYKLNSEMSEIAKLGTEGASEFRTMAKQLEDALRELQTKPNE; this is encoded by the exons ATGGAACCGCTGCAACAGGAACACAAAGAGTGGGAGGGTTGCGATTCCAAAAACATGGAAGACACTGCCATCCAACATGGAAGTGGAGCTGaaaatgggtttgaaatgGTGAGCGATCAGGAAGTGGAGGCCGCCAACGAAGACTTGGAGCGACACACCTCCAATCAAAGTGACACAGTGGCAatgattgatcaaatcaatgaacgCGAGCAAGAGGGCATTGACAAAGTGATCCAGGAAGTCGAGAATGATCCCAATGAGCCGCTTACGGAGAAGGAAAAAGCGATCATTGAACTCGTGGAGCTGAAAGCTGAGTTTCACGAATGGGCCGATACCCGGAAAGTGACCATTGACAAACTTCGGGAAATTGCCGACTATGTTGATCTGGTTTGCAAAAGGACGGGGGTGACCAAAGTTCTTAGTTCAGGGAGTGGCGCTTTGGCCGGAGGAATAACCATCCTCGGGGGCGCATTAACCATAGCCTCAGCCGGTGCGGCTCTTCCAATCTTATTAGCCGGGACTGGCCTCGGATTGGCCTCGGGGGTCACTGGAGGGGCAGCGGCTGTGACTGAAAAAATCATCAAGTCTCGCCAATTAAAGGATGCTGGGGCAGCCATAGAAGCGGATAAAGAGGCAACTGAACAATTGGAAAACCGCATTGTGTCCTTGCAGAAGAATAAGTTTGCCACGCAGGTGGCACGAGATGTGGCCAAAACTGGTGCCAAGGGGGCATATAGCTCCTACCAAATTATGAGCCtggttggtgttggtggtagTTTGGGAAAGGTCAGTGCGGAGGCTGCCGCCAAATTGTTCGGAGAGGATGTCGGAAAGGAG ATTTCAAAGTTGATTATTCACACGTCTGGCCGAGTGATTTCTGGTACGGTCACGGTGGTTCTTGGAGGAGCATCCATGGTCTATGATATTTACAAGCTGAATAGTGAAATGAGTGAGATCGCTAAATTGGGAACTGAAGGTGCATCAGAGTTCAGAACTATGGCAAAACAACTCGAAGATGCACTTAGGGAGCTCCAAACCAAGCCCAATGAATGA
- the LOC131885736 gene encoding L-2-hydroxyglutarate dehydrogenase, mitochondrial-like isoform X1, giving the protein MFCSKLSKLISRNILPPIQSVSWITQAANQGTSSNEFDLVIVGGGIVGLATAQELIFRYPELKMALLEKEPELSTHQTGHNSGVIHAGLYYKPGSLMAQLCVEGLHSTYKYCDKHDIPYKKCGKLVVAKDTSEISRLEDLFERGNANQVPELQMLYGLDGIQQVEPHCRGVQAIWSPHTGIVNWEQVARQYGKVFEERGGHIKLNYEVCNFEPGSDPIRPIEIVDKAGGQSIKASYVLTCAGLQSDRVATMSGCASDPKIVPFRGEYLLLSPEKAKLIKGNIYPVPDPRFPFLGVHFTPRMNGEMWLGPNAVPAFKREGYKWTDVSLRDMTEILAYPGFLLLAKKYVSFGAGEMIRSLFPALTVKHFQEYIPSIVADDISHGPAGVRAQAMNTRGDLIGDFIFDSPPKESPLSSRILHCRNAPSPGATSSLAIARMMAQKIQGQFGLPARDMAKLY; this is encoded by the exons ATGTTTTGTTCCAAACTCTCGAAGTTGATTagtagaaatattttgcctccTATCCAATCAGTGTCATGGATAACTCAGGCTGCCAATCAAGGCACATCTTCCAATGAATTCGACTTGGTCATCGTCGGAGGCGGGATCGTGGGCCTGGCCACGGCTCAAGAGTTAATTTTTCGATATCCAGAGCTCAAAATGGCGTTATTGGAGAAAGAACCCGAGTTGAGCACCCATCAGACTGGTCATAATTCGGGAGTGATCCATGCCGGCCTGTACTATAAACCTGGGTCTTTAATGGCCCAACTTTGTGTGGAGG GCCTTCACTCGACCTACAAGTACTGTGATAAACACGACATTCCTTATAAGAAATGCGGCAAGTTGGTGGTGGCAAAAGATACTTCAGAAATATCCAGACTTGAAGATCTGTTCGAACGCGGAAATGCTAATCAGGTACCGGAACTTCAAATGCTTTATGGACTGGACGGAATCCAACAAGTGGAGCCACATTGTCGCGGGGTTCAAGCTATCTGGTCCCCTCACACCGGGATCGTTAATTGGGAACAAGTAGCCAGACAGTACGGAAAGGTCTTTGAAGAGCGAGGAGGCCATATTAAATTGAATTACGAGGTTTGCAATTTCGAACCCGGTTCGGATCCAATCCGTCCGATTGAGATTGTGGATAAGGCCGGTGGACAATCGATCAAGGCCTCATATGTCTTGACATGTGCTGGCTTGCAATCGGATCGCGTGGCCACCATGTCCGGTTGTGCCAGTGATCCCAAGATTGTCCCGTTTCGGGGCGAGTATCTCCTTTTGAGCCCCGAAAAGGCCAAGTTGATCAAGGGAAATATCTACCCTGTGCCTGATCCTCGATTCCCATTCCTGGGGGTTCATTTCACGCCACGAATGAACGGAGAG ATGTGGTTGGGCCCCAATGCCGTCCCGGCCTTTAAAAGAGAGGGATACAAATGGACAGATGTCAGTTTGAGGGACATGACCGAAATCCTTGCTTATCCCGGGTTTCTATTGCTTGCTAAGAAGTACGTTTCTTTTGGGGCAGGAGAGATGATTCGATCTCTTTTCCCAGCTCTCACAG TCAAACACTTTCAAGAATACATCCCATCCATCGTGGCGGATGACATTTCCCACGGACCTGCCGGAGTTCGAGCCCAGGCAATGAACACCAGGGGGGATCTCATTGGAGATTTTATATTTGATTCACCACCCAAGGAATCGCCATTATCATCCAGAATTTTGCATTGCCGGAACGCCCCATCCCCTGGGGCTACTTCCTCCCTTGCCATTGCCCGCATGATGGCCCAAAAAATCCAAGGACAGTTTGGGCTCCCCGCTAGAGATATGGCTAAACTCTATTAA
- the LOC131885736 gene encoding L-2-hydroxyglutarate dehydrogenase, mitochondrial-like isoform X2, which produces MDLDVQLSSFHIGLHSTYKYCDKHDIPYKKCGKLVVAKDTSEISRLEDLFERGNANQVPELQMLYGLDGIQQVEPHCRGVQAIWSPHTGIVNWEQVARQYGKVFEERGGHIKLNYEVCNFEPGSDPIRPIEIVDKAGGQSIKASYVLTCAGLQSDRVATMSGCASDPKIVPFRGEYLLLSPEKAKLIKGNIYPVPDPRFPFLGVHFTPRMNGEMWLGPNAVPAFKREGYKWTDVSLRDMTEILAYPGFLLLAKKYVSFGAGEMIRSLFPALTVKHFQEYIPSIVADDISHGPAGVRAQAMNTRGDLIGDFIFDSPPKESPLSSRILHCRNAPSPGATSSLAIARMMAQKIQGQFGLPARDMAKLY; this is translated from the exons ATGGATTTGGACgtccaattgtcgtcattcCATATAG GCCTTCACTCGACCTACAAGTACTGTGATAAACACGACATTCCTTATAAGAAATGCGGCAAGTTGGTGGTGGCAAAAGATACTTCAGAAATATCCAGACTTGAAGATCTGTTCGAACGCGGAAATGCTAATCAGGTACCGGAACTTCAAATGCTTTATGGACTGGACGGAATCCAACAAGTGGAGCCACATTGTCGCGGGGTTCAAGCTATCTGGTCCCCTCACACCGGGATCGTTAATTGGGAACAAGTAGCCAGACAGTACGGAAAGGTCTTTGAAGAGCGAGGAGGCCATATTAAATTGAATTACGAGGTTTGCAATTTCGAACCCGGTTCGGATCCAATCCGTCCGATTGAGATTGTGGATAAGGCCGGTGGACAATCGATCAAGGCCTCATATGTCTTGACATGTGCTGGCTTGCAATCGGATCGCGTGGCCACCATGTCCGGTTGTGCCAGTGATCCCAAGATTGTCCCGTTTCGGGGCGAGTATCTCCTTTTGAGCCCCGAAAAGGCCAAGTTGATCAAGGGAAATATCTACCCTGTGCCTGATCCTCGATTCCCATTCCTGGGGGTTCATTTCACGCCACGAATGAACGGAGAG ATGTGGTTGGGCCCCAATGCCGTCCCGGCCTTTAAAAGAGAGGGATACAAATGGACAGATGTCAGTTTGAGGGACATGACCGAAATCCTTGCTTATCCCGGGTTTCTATTGCTTGCTAAGAAGTACGTTTCTTTTGGGGCAGGAGAGATGATTCGATCTCTTTTCCCAGCTCTCACAG TCAAACACTTTCAAGAATACATCCCATCCATCGTGGCGGATGACATTTCCCACGGACCTGCCGGAGTTCGAGCCCAGGCAATGAACACCAGGGGGGATCTCATTGGAGATTTTATATTTGATTCACCACCCAAGGAATCGCCATTATCATCCAGAATTTTGCATTGCCGGAACGCCCCATCCCCTGGGGCTACTTCCTCCCTTGCCATTGCCCGCATGATGGCCCAAAAAATCCAAGGACAGTTTGGGCTCCCCGCTAGAGATATGGCTAAACTCTATTAA